The Mucilaginibacter rubeus genomic interval GCAGGTAATAACAGTTATACAGTAGCATATGAGGTTTACACCGATCAGATCAAGGATGAGAATCCGATACTGAGCTGGACAAGCGGCGAATCGGATCACCGGGGTGCTGCTTTTGGCTTCGGAAGCAATAAAACAGCCGGCGCGGTACAGCATTTTGGCGTTTCCGACTTTCAATACAAAACCATGCCCACCGCCGGGAAATGGCACCAGGTGGTGGTTACTTTTGATGGGTCATTTGAAAAACTATTTGTCGATGGCGAGCTGAACAATACAGAAAACAAGATGCTGTTTTTGCAGCTTGCAGATAAGTTCATCATCGGCGCTAAAACAAACCGCTCGGGCTATTTTTCGGGCGCAATATCATCGCTTAAAATTTACAACAAGCCCATGGCCGATAGCGTCATTAAACAATGGGCTTTACATCCTGCAAAGTCAGATATCGCAGTTTATCTTGATGCTTCTAAATTAAATTACGGATTGCTTCAAAAATGGGTGAACAACGGCGAAGCAGGTGGAACATTTCAACCGGGAGATGGAAGCAGGGCTGAAGTGGCCGATGTTGCAGGGAAGATAGCGGTTAATTTTACGGGCAAAAACGCATTGGTTTTCAACAATGGTGTTGGTGTTTCGGGGAAAGGTTACAGCATAGCTTTAAGTGTTTATCAAAGTACATCTGCCCAAAGCGGCTCAATACTGAAATCAAGGTCTTCCGCAGAACCTTTAATCAATGCCGGAAAATATTTAAGCGGAGGTAACTGGCATTGTATCATTAAAACCGTTAGCGGAAATACCAGTAAGCTATATGTGGATGGCACGTTGGTTTCAATTATTTCAAAAGCCAATAATCTTAAAGATGAGCTATTATTGGGGGATGATTTTAAGGGTGCTGTCAATAGTCTTGTGGTTTATAAACACTGTTTGTCATCAACAGAAATCAAGCAGTTAAGTAGTGCCTGGAAGCAAAACTATCATTCTCCTGTAACCGGGCCGTTGGCGTTTAAAATCGCTCCCAAATCCATCACACCGGGTATGGTTGAAATGCAGGCACCAGGTTATGCTTCGGTAAAGTCAAATCTTCAATATGATTTTATTAACGAGGTAGATAGCAGCAAATCAAGCGGATGGCAGGCTAATCCGTATTACATCAGCTACGGGCTTACCTCCGATAAAAACTACAGCTATTCATTTAAAGTAAAAGATAATTATGGCAACGTAAGTTCAAAAACAGCGGCTTTACCGGTGAGCACATCTTCGGCATTGTTTAATGTAGTTACAGATGGTTTTATAGTTAAAAAGGATTTTATTGCCGATGGCGCAACCGGTACTGTATGGAATGGCTTAATTGGTGCCGAAGATAAACTGGAGCGCAAAGTAATAAGCGGTGACAGCGTGCTGATGCTGGAATCAAAAGGCTCAAACTGGGACGGCAACCTGTCTTATGGTCCCTTTCTATATCTCAACGTATCGGGCGATTTTGTGGCCGAAGTAGAGGTAACCGATGTAAGCGGTTTCAAAGAGAAAAAGGTAGCTGGTAATAGCGATATGGGCTTAATGGTTCGGAAAGCTAAACAGATCGGTTCGGAAGGTACAGAAAACCTCATCCAGAACAGTATTTTCCCGGCCTGGAACTGCGGCAATATGTTTACCAATTTTAGAGGCGGCGATCGTATGCAAACCAACACGCAAACCGGATGGAAGTATAACCACTATTTACAGATTCAAAAATCAGGGGACGTGTTTTATATCAGGAGCAGCGCTGATGGTACACACTGGACAGAGCTGCCCGGAAGCCCGGTATCAAGGCCTGACCTCAACAGCAGCGATTTACAGATCGGACTTTACCACAGTACCTACGGCCCGCATCGCTCGTATGTTAAATTCTCTAATTTTAAACTTATCAGCAGGAAATAAAGCATACAAAATGACTGTTCATCGATAACATTAAATACTTTATCGACACATAACACTTCTTAACAGCACCTTCATTCATATTTGATTATTGTTTAACCACACAATCAATAAGCACATATGAAATCATTCTGACTTAACTAATTTTTAATTAATTGTCGAATGAGATCGTCTGTTCCAATAACAGGATTGCTGCTGCTGATGCTCAGCGCCTGCCAGCCAAGTATTTATAATACGCCCAAAACACGCGCTGTTTCTGTAAAACGGCTTATTCCGCCGCAGGGAATGGTTTACATTCCGTCAGGAACGTTCATGTACAAAATGCTGAACGATGACAAAGCCGAACAGCGAAAGGTAAGCGTTAGCGCCTTTTTTATCGACAAAACCGAAGTAACCAACAAGCAGTACCAGGCTTTTGTAAACTGGGTTGCTGATTCTGTAGCTATTACCGACTATCTCCACGACGACTCCTTTTTTATGCCCGCAACCGGCGCAACCGTTGGTAGCGCAGGCAAAGAACAAAGGCTGATAGACTGGAGCAAGGTTAACAAGATTTCCCCCCTCTGGAAAAAGGCTCCGCCCGAAGTTAAAGAGAAACTGGCACCGATGATGACTATGATTAACGGCGTGCGGGTGCCCAATCCGGAACTTGTTGTTTACCGGTTTTACTACATCAGGATGGATGGCGTAAAAAATAATGAGTACATGATGGATACCGTAAGTGTTTATCCGCATGAATCGGTATGGTCGGCAGATTTTCCTAATGCGCAGATGACCGTGATGGATGCCAATTACTTTACCAACAAAATTTACGAGTACAACCCGGTTGTTGGGGTAACCTGGAAACAGGCCCGGGCTTATGCCGATTGGCGCGGTACACAGCTCAGGCTTATGATCAGGAACAATCCTAACCTGCGCAACTTTAAACTTAGCTTTAGTTTACCAACCGAGGCACAATGGCAATTTGCTGCCGAAGCAAAGCTTAGTCCCAACGATACTACCGATCATACGGTAAAAACCACGGTTGATAAGGCTACCGGTAAAGAACAGCTTTCGCTTAACTTTAAACAGGGCGAGGGCAGCTATGCCAGTGATGGATCTACCTTTACACTTCCTGTAACCTCATATACGCCCAACGCCTTCGGAATTTATAACATGGCCGGCAACGTATCTGAATGGACGCTTGACGCTTACAGCCCTTCCTCATCTCAACTGGTGAATGACCTGAACCCGGCTTTGCTGTACGATGCTACAAGTAAGGATGCCATGCTGATGCGGCGTAAGGTTGTGCGCGGGGGCTCATGGAAAGATAATGGCGAAATGCTGAACACCGATACCCGCAGTTTTGATGACCAGGAAGCCGCACATTCCTATATCGGTTTCCGCTGTGTGATGGCCGCCTTTGAACTCACCGGCGAACAGGTTAAAACCAGGAAATACACTAAAAAGTAACAATCATGAACATGCTGAAAAAAGTAACTGCAGTAATCCTACTGCTTATGGGAACCTGCATTCATAAAAATTTCGCGCAGTCGGCGCCGGATAGTACGGTAACCGATACGCTGCCATCATTCGATAGCTACCTGCAAAAGGCCGATCTGAGCCAGGCCAGGCCATTTCCTTATCCTAAAACCAATCCGGCAAATATCAGGATGTATGCCAGGATCTGGCGGGTTATTGATCTGGCCGATAGTTCGAACGCTATACTGGCCATCCCTGGTCATTCATTAATGGAAGCCATTATGAAGGGCTTAACTACCGGAAAGCTTACGCCCTATGAAAAAGATGATTTTAAAAAGAAGCTGACCGCCAAACAGGGTTCCATGCGCTTTACCGACTCGGTGCTGGTGCCAAAGTTTGATAAGGATGGCAACCAGATCTCATCAAAAATGGTGCTCAATGATTTTAATCCCGACAGGATAACCCGCTTCAGGATTGAGGAAGATGTTTATTTCGACAGGCAGCGGGGTAAGGTGGATACCCGCATTATCGGCCTCGCACCCATGATGAACATCACCGGCACGGCCGATCTGCCGGGAAATATGGCATCGGCCCCGGCATTCTGGCTCTACTTCCCGCAGTTGCGTTTCGCGTTGGTACAGGAGGATGTGAGCGAGCCTGATAAGGGGATCTTCGACGTAACGCTTGATGATGTTTTCATGCAGCAAAAGTTTTCGGCCTACCTCATCAGGCAATTTTCGCCCGGTAATGCCGAAAGTGGGCAGCTGGATCCGGGTAGCCCCGAGGCGCTTAAGCTGCAACAAAAGATAGCCGATCTGAAGAAAAATATCTGGAAAAATCCACGGGGAATTAATGATAAAAACCTGGTTAATCAAACTCAAAATAATAAGGAGGAAAAGCCATGACAACGCAAATCAGATTATTGAAAGACTTTATGTGGTGGATGCTTTTTGTGGGCTTCCTGGGCTATTGTGGCAGGGCGAGCGCGCAGGTATTACCCGAATACAGTGCCTTCCCAAAAAACTCGATAGGCCTGCAATTGGGCACACAGGGTGTAGGCCTGCAGGGATCATCCGCCTTTGGCAGGGTGTTTAACGCCCGCATAGGTTTCAATACCGTGCCCGATATTACGGTACAATATAATGGCCGCGACCTTGGCCTTAACCGCACATCTGTTTATGGTATTGTTGACTGGCAACCGCTGTACGGTAATGCCGATTGGCTTTCGCGCAAATGGTATGTATCGGCCGGTATCAGCTATTATTTTAACAATACGCTGTACCGGGAGGGGATAGGCACAGTACCCAATTACTACATCTACATGTCGAAACTGCGGCCGTACATAGGCACAGGGTTGGGCAACATGCCGTTAAGCCACAGTATAGGGCTCCGTACAGATTTCGGTTTTTTTATTCCTATAAGCTCACCTACATCAACCTATGATGATAGAGCCGAAAAAGTAAGCAGCGGTTTGCGTGGGTTATTACCGGGGATGAACGCCGGGCTTACTCTCTACTACCGATTTTAATTGATTAACCTTTAAATATTAAGAAAATGAAAAAGAGCAAAATTAACTGGCTTCACGTAGCCATATCATGGGGTGCCAGTATCGTAATTCTTGGTGCTATGTTTAAAATTAATCATTGGGGTGGCCAGGCGGGTACTTACATGATAGGCTTGGGACTTACCGTAGAGGCCATGCTGTTTTTTACCCTCGGATTTTTCCCACCGGCGCAGGAACCCGAATGGGAAAGGGTATACCCCGAACTGGCTGTTGATTACGATGGAGGGCCGGTAAATAAGTCACGAATGATGCCTGTGGCAGGCGGCCAAACAGCAGCGCTTGATAAGCTTTTAACCGATGCTGATTTGAACGAGCTGAGCATCAGCAGGCTTGGCGAAGGCCTGAAAGTGTTTGCCGAAAAGGTTGACCGCATCAATACCATTGCTGATGTGTCCTTAGGTACCGATGAGTTTTCGGTAAAGCTGAAGCAGGCCGCATCCAAATTTGATTTGTTTGGGATTGCTTTTGAGCGGGCGACATCTGGACTTTCGGCCATTGCCGATAGCCGTGCCGATACCAATGCTTATCAGCACCAGGTGGCAAAGCTTACAGGCAACCTGGTACAACTTAATGCCCTGTATGAGTCGGAACTGAAAGGTGCCGATGAAAACCTGAAACAGGTAAATAACTTTTACCACGGATTAAGCAAGACCCTGCAAAACCTTAATGAATCGGCAGATGACAGCAGGCAGTTTAAGGATGAGGTTAACAAGCTGGCCAAAAATATATCGGCATTAAATGTTTTTTATGCCAATATGCTTTCGGCTATGAACCAGCCCCGCGTGTAATTGCGGACTGGCAATAACGGTTTAGTGTAAATTTTAATCAGATAAAGAAATGGCTATTGCAGGAAAGGAAACCACCAGGCAAAAGATGATCAATATCATGTACCTGGTGCTGTTGGCAATGCTGGCGCTAAATGTGTCTTCCTCTATTTTAGATGCCTTTAAAACCATTAACGATAGCTTAACCGCCTCGGCGGCTAACGTTGGTAATTCGGTACAGCAATTGTTTACGGCTTTTGAACAAACCCGGCTTAAAGAATCGCCCGAAAGGGCAGCGCCCATCTACCAAAAGGCGAAAGCGGCCCAAAAGGTAAGCGCCGGGTTAAATGATCTCATTACCCAGATAAAGAACGAGCTGGTTAATCAAAGTTCGGGCTACGATGAACTTACCGGCGATTTAAAGGAGCGGGATAACCTGGATATAGGTTATAATGTGATGATTAACAAAAAAAGGGCAAAAGCACTCAAAGAAAAGATTAACGATACCCGCGAAAAACTTAAGCTGCTGCTGGGCAAGGAAGATAGCAGCGCAGTATCGTTTACACTGAGCGCCAATGATCCTGTTAAGCACAACGGAAATGCCAAAACCTGGGAGGAGCTGAATTTTGGCGAGGGCGTACCCCTGACAGCAGATTTTACTATACTTTCAAAAATACAGGCCGATAATAAAAACGCCGAGTCGGAAGTGGTGAAAAAGATCCTGGGCAAGATGGACAGGGCCATTGTTAACCTGGATAAGTTTGAGGCAGTGGCCGTAGCGCCAACTTCATACCTCATCCAGGGGCAGCCGTACAAGGCCCAGGTTTTTTTAACAGCCTATGATTCCCGGTCGACCCCACAAATGGAGGTTGGCGGCAGTCCGATCAGCGTTACCGATGGCCGGGGTGTATATAATGCTTCAACCAGCAAGGAAGGTGTTTTTAGCTGGAAAGGTACCATCAAGGTGAAACAAACCGATGGTAGCATAAAAACCTATACCACGCCCGAGCAGCAGTATATGGTTGCCCGGCCCTCGGCAGTGGTATCGCCCGATAAGATGAACGTTTTTTATATCGGTGTAGATAATCCCGTGTCGGTATCTGTACCGGGTATCCCCTCAAAAAATATCAGGATAGGTATTTCGGCAGGTACATTAAGCGGTACTTCGGGTAAATATGTAGCCAGGGTAAACACTCCCGGCATGGTAACCGTAACAGTATCGGCAGAGATTTTTCCCGGCAAAACGGAGGTACTGAGCCGCACACAATTCAGGGCTAAAAGGGTCCCGGACCCTATCGCTAAATTTTCGGGCAGGTCGGGTGGGGGCGTTCCAACGGTAGCGCTAAAAGCGCAGGACGCCATTTATGCCACATTGGATAATTTTGATTTTGATGCGCGGTTTAAGATCACCCGTTTCAGTTTGATCATTGCCAATCCGCGTGAAAGTGCCTCGGTACAGGTTACCTCTGGAAATGCCCTGAGTAATGAAATGCAGGCTTCGCTCAGTAGTATCAAACCGGGTTCGCACGTAATTTTTGATAACATTATAGCAGTTGGCCCGGATGGAGCGCCAAGGCAACTGGCCCCGGTGGCTTTGACGGCTAATTAGTTTTAAGGTTAAAGGCTAAAGGTCAAAGGCAAAAGGTTGAATCGCCAAACGCTGTGCTACTAAATTTGTGATTGTTGTGTGCGAATTTATGGAGGTTAGATGATCGGTTGGCGTTCGGCTTTTAGCTCCTGAATATAAGCAAGTAAGCCATGTTTAGTTAAAAACATGGCTTACCAACAGCGCTATGATCTTTTGTTTAGTGGATAGGCAGGGCTTTAACAAATGTACCCGAAGCGTTAAAAATTATCGCGTACCTGGTACTGTTTGATGTAATGAACACAACATAACCTTGTAAGGTACCGTTGGATGTTTCAGAAAATGCTTTGTCAAATACATAACCGGGATAGGTAGTGGTTAGGTATGTAGCAATAGCTGCCGGAAGGTTTGCTTCGGTAACAGCGGCATGTCTTAAATCGTGTTTTTCAATTTGAACACGTTTAACCAGTTTGCCTGCGGCAGTTACAGCGGTTGAATAAAGTACGCCGTTTTTGCTGATCAAGATATAAACATTGTCGGGGGCTACAGAAGCATGCAGCAAGGTATCTGTTGGATAGGTTGCCGAAAAGTAACTGCTCACAGCAGCAGGCAATGCCGAAATTGCAACAGTGTCGCGGTGTCTGCCGTCGCGGTTGTCAAAAGGGCCACCCATATGCCAGCCTTGTCCTTTAAGGTCCATGCCTTCGCGTTGTTCAAGGATGTTTACAAAGGTGCCGGCAGCTGTAAATTTAAGGCCAACAAGGGCACTGTTGTATTTGATTACTACAACGTAGTTAACAACGGTGCTTGCGCTATCAATGGCATATGCCTTTTTAAAAGTGTAGCCGCTGTAATTGGCTGTAAGGTAGGTGCCTATAGCGGTTGGTAAGGCACTTGAAGCAACGGTATCTATTTGATTATGCCTGCCATAGCAGCCAACCATATAAACACTATCGGTACTTCCGGATGCAAGGCTGATAGCAATAGCACCCGTTGAGCCGATGGCTGATGAAGAAACGCCGGTTGAACCTGATTTTGAGGCGTTCTCCTTTTTGCATGATGCCAGGCAGATAACTGTACCCAACACCATTAGTGTAGCGTAAAAGGATTTCATTTTCTTGATTTAATTTAAATTGATAATTAGCGCTGCCTTTTTGTGGACAGGTTTAATTAAAATTAAATTGGAAAATTGGCTCGTCGGGAGATGTATCGATGAATGCGGGATTTAAATCGACGTTTGAAATGTTGCTTAAGGGCGTTAACGGCTTGATTGCAGTTCTTTGTAATTGGCAAATGATCCTGGTTTTATAGATGGAGCTAATTATGAATTGACAGATCATTTTGGATGTTTTGTCATTTGGGGATTATTTCGATCCTCAAATGGCGCGAGTATTCAGCACAGGCAAATGCGCGGGGTTATTAGTGAGCTTATAAAACATTTTTGACAATTGAGGGAAATTAAAAAAGTTGCGGGCATAGCTGCTGTGCCATGTTATTGGAACGAAAACTAATTTCGCTATTTTCTGAATATTTGTGAACATTAGGTGGTTTTAATAATGGTGTAAATAGCTAATTATTAATTAGTTATTATATGGTCAGCAAAGCGGTTAATTGCATAAAATTATCTATGTAGTGTAGCCAATAGAGCGTTTGAAAAACTTTGACATGTGTATTTACTTTCCGGTATCGGGAAAAAAAATACACATCTTAAATTGAAATTTTGGCTTGCCAAATTTTCATAGCTACAGGCCCTATTTCTTCATCATATTAATGACTCGTTTGTTATACAATTTCAGCTACACTTTTGCATTTTTATGAACACGTACTATTTGAAATGTATCCGTTTAAGACAACATTTAATAAGCTGCACGACAAATTAAGCATCTGTTAAATCGAATTAAACCATTACGAAAATCTTTATTTCTCGCTTTTTCCTTTCGCGCAATTTACCGCTACACGCGTCATAACTAACAGCCTGGCTGTTAGCACCATCTTTGCAAATCTTAGGGAAAACCCTAAGCTTTTGAAAACATCTTTACAAAAATATTTACTAATTGTTGCAATATTAATAAGCGTTGCCAAAGTGCAAGCGGCAATAATTGCAACACCAAACCCCAATGGCTTAACTTCTCCAACCAGTATATATGGTGGACAGCGTATAGCGGTATTGGGTGTCACGCTGACCGACCCCACAGGTTCATCATTGACATCATTGACGTTTGTTTGTAATCAGAATATCTTAATCTATTTCACTAAAACCAGCAGCAGTATCTCCCTGGTGCGGATAAATGGCATAAATGCAACGTATGCTGCAGGTACAGGTACTGTCGTGACCGGCACCTCTACCAGCTTCGTTGTTAGTGGTTCGGGTTCAAATACATTGACGATAAGTAATTTTAGCCAGCCTATAAATTCCACCCCGGCAAGCTTTTTTCTGGTAGTCACTTTTGATGTTGGAGGCAATGCCCCAACTCCTTCACCTGCCAGTTTCAATTTTAATTTATCACAAGTTAATGGTACTGCGATAACAACAATTGTTGGGCCGACTTACACGTGGGCTAATCCCGCTATTGTAACAGTTACCGGAAATAACGTTCCCAAGGATAATGGCATTGAGGTGAATGATATTTATTATACGCAACAAGGCATTTGTGTTTTTGGTTTTTCTATAACGGTTGCAAATAACAAGGCTTTGGTAACTCAGGTGGCATTGTCTGCAGCGCTATCCGGAACCGCCGCGCCATTTTTTAGCACTTCAGATGTTTATGTTGTTGAAAACAACGGGACCGATTTTAATTCGGGCACAAACACTCCTGTGCCTACCACCAATGCTGTAGGCAGCAATTCTTCAACTATCAACCTCAATTTTAATACTCCGCTTGACTTTACGCCACCATCGGCAACGGGCAGCATTACAAGGAATTTTTTTGTATACATTAACTTTAACAGCAATTTTAAAAGCTACCCTAATGCAGTAACATTCTCGCTTAATCCACATGCTGTAGCTTACACAGAGATCTCAGGAGGTTCAGCGATCACTGCTCAAACGGTAAATCCGCCCCAGTCGGTTATTAATGGTTATCCTATCGCGTTTGCCACACCAACAATTATGTTCACGGGGCAAAATACTGTAGGCTCCAATGGCAATGATATTTCACGTACCACTTTAACTTTAAATCAAACAAACATTGTTTTATACGGCTTTTCATTGACCAATACAGGTAGTCAGACAGCGATCAGTAATATCCAACTGAATATGACTGCTATTAACCCGGCGGCTTTTAGTAATTTCCGGGTTTACAGATCAACGTCCGGTACTTTTACAAGTGCTACGGCCGTTCCGGCAAACCTGGTTGGCGGCACGATAGTTTTAAGCTCCAATGTGTTTAAGTTGGACCTGACCACGCCGTCCACTACTCCGCCGGAAACGCTTCCGTTTAACCAAACCTCCTATTATTTCATAATGGCCGACTGGCTTACACCTGTTAGCAGCCCCACAACTTTTCAATTTACTTACAAATCTATTACTCTTAATTCCGGTGCTACAATAGGTACATCAAATACCGATGGCCAGCAGTTCTCGCTCGGTGTGCCGATATATGATTGGACCGGGGCCACTAACAGTAGCTGGACCGTTGTTACAAATTGGTTGAAAAATGGCGTGTCTACCTCGACCGCACCCGGCATTACCAGTAGTAAAGATAATGTACGGATAGGTTATATAAGTTACACCAACAATAACAATCCTATAAATAACAGTTCAGGTTCCAATATTACAATTGGCAACCTCGAGATAGGCAGGTTAGGTTCAACCAGTTCGGCCGCAAGTGCCGTATTGTTGGATCTCAACGGTAAAACCATGACGGTGAACAATGGTTTAAGTGTCGATTCTGCAGCAGTGTTTACTTTAAACAGCAGCGTTGCTACACCTGCTGTTGGCACCCTTAAGGTAAACGGCGGTCTCTCAACCCTGGCCAGTACCGCATCAATTCAATTCGGGTCGTCTAATCCAGTTGTTTTTAATAATGCAGCCGGAACCTTTACCTTGCTTTCTGACGCCAACGGAACAGGTTCAATTGGAAGTATCCCCGGCAATACTAAATTAACCGGCACTTTTGTAGTGCAACGCTATTTTACAGGCGGCAGTATTGCCAATAGGGGATGGCGCCTGATGAGCTCGCCGGTCAATAACAATAATACGCTTCCGGTATCCACTGCCGCTACATATAACTTTTCGAGTTTAAAAACCAATTTGTTTATTACCGGAGCAGGCGGCAACGCTAATGGCTTTGATCAGCCTGCAAGTTATGGGGCCAATGGACCAACCATATTATTTTACAATATAGCCACTGGTTTGTTTACTCCATTAACAACATTGATTCCTGCTCCAGCTGTGAATGTTGGTTCTGGTTTTTATTTTTATTTCAGGGGCGATAATATCCATAACATTACCCAAAAACTAATCAGGTCGCCCGCTACCAATACTTTTGCCATACCCGAAAAAAATGTGGTTGGTTTGCAATCAGGTACGCTTAACCAGCAGGCGTTTACTTATACATTAGCTAATACAGGTGCAGGCTATAATTTAATCGGCAATCCTTATCCATCTAATATTACAATACCGGCCTCAGCTTTAACAGGTACTACCCCCTTTGTTTACACTTTTGCACCTGGCGGTAACAGCATAATTGCACAAGATGTATCTGCAGGAGTAACGATACAAACCGGGCAGGGGTTCTACCTTAAATCTAACAGCAGTTCCAGTTCCATCGCATTTACAGAAAGCTTAAAA includes:
- a CDS encoding T9SS type A sorting domain-containing protein gives rise to the protein MKTSLQKYLLIVAILISVAKVQAAIIATPNPNGLTSPTSIYGGQRIAVLGVTLTDPTGSSLTSLTFVCNQNILIYFTKTSSSISLVRINGINATYAAGTGTVVTGTSTSFVVSGSGSNTLTISNFSQPINSTPASFFLVVTFDVGGNAPTPSPASFNFNLSQVNGTAITTIVGPTYTWANPAIVTVTGNNVPKDNGIEVNDIYYTQQGICVFGFSITVANNKALVTQVALSAALSGTAAPFFSTSDVYVVENNGTDFNSGTNTPVPTTNAVGSNSSTINLNFNTPLDFTPPSATGSITRNFFVYINFNSNFKSYPNAVTFSLNPHAVAYTEISGGSAITAQTVNPPQSVINGYPIAFATPTIMFTGQNTVGSNGNDISRTTLTLNQTNIVLYGFSLTNTGSQTAISNIQLNMTAINPAAFSNFRVYRSTSGTFTSATAVPANLVGGTIVLSSNVFKLDLTTPSTTPPETLPFNQTSYYFIMADWLTPVSSPTTFQFTYKSITLNSGATIGTSNTDGQQFSLGVPIYDWTGATNSSWTVVTNWLKNGVSTSTAPGITSSKDNVRIGYISYTNNNNPINNSSGSNITIGNLEIGRLGSTSSAASAVLLDLNGKTMTVNNGLSVDSAAVFTLNSSVATPAVGTLKVNGGLSTLASTASIQFGSSNPVVFNNAAGTFTLLSDANGTGSIGSIPGNTKLTGTFVVQRYFTGGSIANRGWRLMSSPVNNNNTLPVSTAATYNFSSLKTNLFITGAGGNANGFDQPASYGANGPTILFYNIATGLFTPLTTLIPAPAVNVGSGFYFYFRGDNIHNITQKLIRSPATNTFAIPEKNVVGLQSGTLNQQAFTYTLANTGAGYNLIGNPYPSNITIPASALTGTTPFVYTFAPGGNSIIAQDVSAGVTIQTGQGFYLKSNSSSSSIAFTESLKTNAPGTIAFKAEVPRPAITLKMIQDSANYDITQLRFSDTYNKNYKETEDADDLNGNGQTVLFGAMTADGHQVSIASQPLNKQRTSVFLSVNDIKSGDYQIKKTDISAIPDYYDVWLLDHFQNDSLNFRNNDGYGFRLDKKVPATYGNSRFEIVINKKPLPPYALTAFTGQRNINSNIIKWNTVNEFTYITFEIQYSVDDKDFKTISTVQSTGSGSYSFADATAKTGYYRLKQTDLDGIVKYSNVVIISVDSNGLDVFTVYPNPTSNYLHFSTNQPVKTTFGVDVYSSMGALLKSATFNSNTGQLDVSSLMTGFYSILLIDNNTKQTIASAKFIKQ